Genomic window (Alteromonas pelagimontana):
GCAAACCGCTCCTCTGCATGCACCTCCAGCTTCCTAGATCCTGTCGAATCCTAATCAGCCCCGAGGACGTCCTATTGCTAGGTACGTCAAAACTTACTAACTTGCGGTAAGCTTTGATTTAAAAGCGATCTTACACTGAACTGCACCACAGTACAACAACGAACTTCAGTACTGTAAGTGAACGCACCATTCACATCCTGGTAAAACGTAAGAACTTCTCCCTTTTCCATATTGTATGAACGCTTTGAAGGTAAAAAGTTCACACAGAAGTTCTCGAAGCCGCGGGTAAGCCGTAGGTAACCAGCTTTAAATTCCGGCTTTCATTACGAAGCCAGTTTTAAACCGATTACTCCCAAAAGAATCAGCCCAATGCTGGCAAGCTTTAACAGACTTACTGATTCATGAAAAAATACTATTCCCGCTATTGCGGTGCCGACGGCGCCAATGCCAACCCATACGCCATAGGCCACGCCTAACGGCAGGGTTCTCAGCGACAATCCCAACAGTAAAAAGCTGATT
Coding sequences:
- a CDS encoding DMT family transporter, producing MAWIILFFAGISEVAWAAGLKYADGFTKPLPSALTLFCLIISFLLLGLSLRTLPLGVAYGVWVGIGAVGTAIAGIVFFHESVSLLKLASIGLILLGVIGLKLAS